In Neoarius graeffei isolate fNeoGra1 chromosome 17, fNeoGra1.pri, whole genome shotgun sequence, a single window of DNA contains:
- the crk gene encoding adapter molecule crk: MAGHFDAEDRGSWYWGRLSRQEAVSLLQGQRHGVFLVRDSITSPGDYVLSVSENSKVSHYIINSISNSRQSAPGLATSRFRIGDQEFDALPALLEFYKIHYLDTTTLIEPINKAKYSGIGVASAGPGGVPQRLEEEYVRALFDFPGNDDEDLPFRKGDVLRVLEKPEEQWWNAQNSEGRVGMIPVPYVEKFRPASPTSGTMCGGGTGTVGNSDGHNSQSPPLLGEPGPYAQPTSLPNLQNGPVLARAVQKRVPNAYDKTALALEVGDLVMVTKINVNGQWEGECKGKRGHFPFTHVRLLDQHNPDDDPS; encoded by the exons atggccggacacttcgaCGCGGAGGACCGGGGTAGCTGGTACTGGGGCAGACTTAGCCGACAAGAGGCCGTGTCCCTGCTGCAGGGACAGAGACATGGCGTGTTTTTAGTGCGGGACTCTATCACCAGCCCCGGAGACTATGTGCTGTCCGTGTCAGAAAACTCTAAAGTCTCCCATTATATCATCAACAGCATCAGCAACAGCCGGCAGTCCGCTCCGG GCCTGGCTACTTCTCGCTTTCGTATTGGAGACCAGGAATTTGATGCACTACCTGCCCTGCTGGAGTTTTATAAGATACACTACCTGGACACCACCACTCTGATCGAGCCCATCAACAAAGCCAAGTACTCGGGGATTGGTGTCGCTAGCGCCGGGCCAGGAGGCGTTCCGCAAAGGCTTGAAGAGGAATACGTCCGTGCTCTGTTCGACTTCCCTGGCAATGACGATGAGGACCTGCCCTTTCGAAAGGGTGATGTCCTGCGGGTTTTGGAGAAGCCTGAAGAGCAGTGGTGGAATGCACAGAATTCAGAAGGCCGTGTGGGGATGATTCCTGTGCCGTATGTGGAGAAATTCCGGCCAGCTTCTCCCACGTCAGGGACCATGTGCGGTGGAGGAACAGGCACTGTGGGTAATTCAGATGGCCATAATTCCCAATCCCCTCCTCTGCTCGGTGAGCCAGGCCCGTATGCCCAGCCCACGTCTTTACCCAACCTGCAAAACGGGCCCGTGTTGGCCAGAGCAGTTCAGAAAAGAGTTCCCAATGCCTATGATAAGACGGCTCTTGCTTTAGAG GTCGGCGACTTGGTAATGGTGACAAAGATCAACGTAAACGGGCAATGGGAGGGCGAGTGCAAGGGAAAGCGAGGTCATTTTCCCTTCACGCACGTGCGCTTACTGGATCAGCACAACCCTGATGACGACCCGAGCTGA